Proteins co-encoded in one Haloarcula sp. DT43 genomic window:
- a CDS encoding DNA-directed RNA polymerase subunit L, with protein MDLRVIDKSDTELSIEIAGEDHTFMNVIKGALLETDGVTAATYDVNPEQSGGQTDPVLTIKTEEGVDALEALEDGTDAVIEKADSFTDAFEAAA; from the coding sequence ATGGACCTTCGCGTCATCGACAAATCCGACACGGAACTCTCTATCGAAATCGCCGGCGAGGACCACACGTTCATGAACGTCATCAAGGGGGCGCTGCTGGAGACCGACGGCGTCACGGCGGCGACCTACGACGTGAACCCGGAGCAGTCCGGGGGCCAGACGGACCCGGTGCTGACAATCAAGACCGAAGAGGGCGTCGACGCGCTCGAAGCGCTCGAAGACGGGACCGACGCCGTCATCGAAAAAGCCGACAGTTTCACCGACGCGTTCGAAGCCGCCGCGTAA
- a CDS encoding DUF7410 domain-containing protein, with translation MSETVSTDDRTASTDDTETYDVPADAAAYDCAYCGRPFARESWLALHRGLAHPNELDDAEVEAFRAAHEREEESLSTFRLQALGALVLIYFGLLMVYALV, from the coding sequence ATGAGTGAGACCGTATCCACGGACGACCGGACAGCATCGACCGACGACACCGAGACGTACGACGTGCCGGCCGACGCCGCGGCCTACGACTGCGCGTACTGCGGCCGGCCGTTCGCCCGCGAGTCCTGGCTCGCGCTCCACCGCGGGCTGGCCCACCCGAACGAACTCGACGACGCGGAGGTCGAGGCCTTCCGGGCGGCCCACGAGCGGGAGGAAGAGTCGCTCTCGACGTTCCGGCTCCAGGCGCTGGGCGCGCTCGTGCTCATCTACTTCGGCCTCCTCATGGTGTACGCGCTCGTGTAA